The sequence below is a genomic window from Pseudomonas cremoricolorata.
CCAGCTCGATGGCCGCCGCCATGCCTGCCGAACCCCCGCCGACGATCACCGGACGCAGGCTCATGACGCCTCCCCGGCAACCACGGCATTGACCTGGGTTTCGATGCGCATGCCCGCGCGCACCACGGTCTGACACGCCCGCCGCTTGGCCCGCCCATCGATCGCCACCAGGCAGCAATGGCACACGCCCATGCCGCAGAACGCGCCACTGAGCTGCCCATGATCGTTGCGCGCCACCTGGCGCAACCCCACCGCGTTGAGCACGCTGAGCACGGTTTCACCGGCCGCCGCCGTCACCGCCGTACCGTTGACCTGCAATGACAGTTGATCCGCCGCCAGCGGCTGGATATCGAGGATTCGTTCCATGAAGGTGCCTGCCTTATCGTCCGAGAGTGAAAAGGCCGGCCAACATAAGTCAGGGGTAGGGCAGGAAAGTTGATCTGTGCCGGGCTTGCAGCGGTTAGTCCGCCAGCGCTGACGACTGGTGCACAGGGCAAGCCGCAGCGCTGATCGGGCGTGTGTTCAGCCCGGACAGCGCGGCAGGCAGCGATCGAGTCTTAGCGATCGGTCTTGACGCGTCGCTCGACGAACCGATAGTCAGACTGACAATCGCTTGCAGGCGACGCCTGCGTGTTGACCACCTCGAGCGTGTCGGCGTCGAGCAGCCGATACGTGTAGACATCCGGTTTGTCGACCCCGGCAGTGTGCATTACCCAATTGCCCTCTTTGGCGGTCCAGGTGCCCGACTCGGACTGGATGAACTGAGTCTTCTCGGGATCTTGGTAAAACGCGATCTTGAACTGCCCAGCTGCGTCAAAGCTGACGTTCCACGACAACGGCTGGCAGGGCCCCTCGGCATCACGCGTACCCGTCCACTGCCCGACCAACGCTGGGTCGATGTCCGCAGCCGATGCCGCAGTACAGTGCAGGCTGATCAGTAGGAAGGTTGAGGCAAGGTAGGAAAGTCTATTCATTGGTGCTCCATGCAAGGGTTATCCAAACTGAGCCACGGCCCTTCGGCAGACACGTGACAGCCTTTGGACGAAGCTCAACGCCCTTGGTTCACGGCCTCCCCGGAAAGGCGCTTGGGCAAGAACCAGAACGCCGTCAGCCCCAACGTAACGGCGCTCATCACGAAGCCTGGCAACAGCGACAACATCTGCTCGACAACGCCTCCCTCCTCGCGGCCACTGGAAATGATCAGCAGCATGGCCAGCGACCAACCCAACGCCACACCGGCACCCGCCAGTGCGATGGTCAGGTAGTTCCTCCGGCAGCCCTCGACCTTCCTCATACTTATCCACAAGCCAATGACAAAGGCCGGAATCAGAAACAGCAGCTGCGCCAGCAGCGGCATCACCAGAAACAACGAGAACAGCTCGCCAGCCCTGACCTCACCGATCAACTTGGGCTTGCTGAACACCGCGACCATCACCGAAATCAGGATGAACGGAACCAGCGCCAGACCGGCGAAGAATGGGCACAGGAGGAAGGCGAAGAAGACTTTGCGGCGGGGGTAGTGAGGTGGGGGCATGAAGTGGTCTCTTGGACCGGGTTGCGTACGGTGATGGAATGGTTGGTGCTTGATCATCAGAACGCCGGCTCCCTGAGCCTTCTGGCAGATTCAGCTGGAAAATAGGGTGTAGCTCACGGCGAGGGTATGCGTCGATGCGCAGGGGCGTAGCAGGCTGATTGCCATGCC
It includes:
- a CDS encoding (2Fe-2S)-binding protein, whose protein sequence is MERILDIQPLAADQLSLQVNGTAVTAAAGETVLSVLNAVGLRQVARNDHGQLSGAFCGMGVCHCCLVAIDGRAKRRACQTVVRAGMRIETQVNAVVAGEAS